The Scleropages formosus chromosome 3, fSclFor1.1, whole genome shotgun sequence genome contains the following window.
taataaactttcAAAAATATGTTGAGAAAAtgaccctgtgatggactggagtatGCGGTCAAACCCAGGCAAACTGCACCAAGGGTCTCACCTCGGCATGCGCACTAGGGCTGGGATGCCTCGCGCTGGTGTGACAGATTGTGCAGGATGCTGGCCGTACAGCGAACCGACTCCATGTCGTTGGTGTTCTGCATGGTACGCATAAGCGCAGCCACCATCTGCGGCGATTGCATGAGCACTTTGCGGGATGCATCCTTCCGTGTCAGCTGGTTTACTATCAGgaaaagggtcaccgatgtacaaacagaatgcaaaggggcaaatccaagaaacaggcgagtgatcaggcaaaccagtgagtcagAGACGAAGAGCAGGGCGATTAGCGAGGATTGAGACTAGGAGCGtgagtgatcaataaggctgaacaaggttccgcatggGGCTGTGTTCCACAGCCCTTTTTTAAGCTTGTGCTTGCTAAGTTAAatcaggtgttccctgttgcgcagccgtggggggcgtggtacaaaataaaagaaaatacaaatactatAAAATTTGTCAGAATTAGCACTGAAATGATTTAGACTgcagtggggtgtggtggcgcagtgggttggaccacagtcctgctctccagtgggtctggggtttgagtcctgcttggggtgccttgcaatggactggtgtcctgtcctgggtgtgtcccctccccctccggccttacgccctgtgttactgggttggctctggttccccgtatgggacaagcagttctgaaaatgtgtctgtgtgctctgcAGCCCAAAGTATGTTCCTATTagcacgtaatgtatcagtcatCTATGGGGTGGCACTagggtgtgctggtctggaagatagtagacagagagagtcaagagagaAAGACACggcagagagaaaaatgttagtggcattgtCCATTGATCTGAGAATTGtacagcagaagggagagcagacagtgtgCAAAGTCAAAgcaggaaggcgagagagattCTAAGTTACAGCAGAatgtgacaatgggtgcaggaaaaggagaaggattagttgtgaggcagggttgaaaggagatgaagatgtggtcagagacatgcactggagtaacagagaggacgggacagccattgttatgggaaaaaacaaggtcaaggcaattgcctACTTCGTGAGTAGCATGGGACTGGAACAGGTTACCATAGACAGAAGggcgcttgcatgaatgtcctgaacatgcaggttgaagtcacccacgAAAATCATTGGAGTATTGTCCTCTGGGAGAAagctcaacaagatgttgaGGTTATCCAGGAAGCAGCTGGGAGGGCCAGGAAggcaataaagaacaaccacaactgtggttgcaggtgtggctgtgttgtctggggtgatccaggtttcagttaggacCAGAAGGTCCAGGGAGAGATGGGAGGTGTAGACTGTTACGGAGTCAACTTTCCTCACAggagactggcagttccagacacccatggaaaaaatgaagctggatggagggtttgacagacaaggataaaccaggttactgtggCAGCAGGAGCATCTGAGTCTTTGGCGGTGGTGTTGCACAGTTCAGTTACCATAGACAAATTTGACATTCCACATGTTTGCCACAAGATCCCTCACGGAAcgtgatggtgatggtgatggtgatggtgataaCAGAATTCATGTAGTGGCGGCAGCCTCCCgtaggtagactcccttgtctttgcacctcTAGTCTTTGCACCAACtatgggtcaccagctgctatttaaacaaGGCTAATTCATGTCAGCTGAGAGTCCTAATCGAAACTGAAACTACTCCGACAATGGTAaccaaaacagacaaacagatgCGATTAATTGATCGACTGAATCACACTCACTTTACAGTACGGCACACAGAATTCTTAGCTATGCATTCACCCTACCAAACCGCAAATactatgaaataaataaacaaataaataaataaataaaataaataaataaataaatacaaccgACAACTAGATAAACACACATCTGATTGCTTCTATTTATCAGCACAACTACACGAGAAGAATGTGCATCAGAATAAAGAAgtagcaacaaataaacttaccCGAAACACGACAAACTGCAGCGATGGAcctccaatgcaaaatataatgcacaatgagCAGGACCAACGACTTCTACGCTATTTAAGGAGTCGAGGGCTGAGAGTCCTAATCGAAACACAAAACTACTCAGACAACATATACACTAGTACTTATCATCTGGGGGTCAGGAGGAGTGGGAGGGTTGAGCAGCTGTTTACATAGTGCCATGGATAATGGTTTCTGAGTATTGAGACTATATCTGTCTGGGAAATAGATGCCATCAACTCATGTGGCCTACTGTAGACCTGTTGACTGACCGAGTGCTTTCTATCTTGTCTGCAGAGCATAGTGTCTGCAATGAAACAGTCTGTGGTCCGCTATCCCAATGCTTCAATGGGGCGTGCTTTTGCCAACAGGGGTTTATGGCTCCTGACACATACTTGCCCACCCCGACTCATTTGGCTGCCAGGGTAAGCAGGAATCTGCCtttgaaaattttaaactttaaattcaaGACTAGTGAAGGATACgtgctggatgggacaccagtccgttttTGGGACCAGTTACCAGAAATAAAggttattattgctgttgttgttgttggcaggattgtacagtatgtgttttgaaaagggcggggggtgcggtggcgcagtgggttggactgcagtcctgctctccggtgggtctggggttcgagtcctgcttggggtgccttgcggcggactggcatcccgtcctgggtgtgtcccctccccctccggccttacgccctgtgttgccaggtaggctccgtgaccccgtaggggacaagcggttctgaaagtgtgtgtgtgtgtgtgtgtgtgttttgaaaaatacaggATAGAAATCTGAGTATTTTTCCTTAGTGGATGTGTCGACAGAGATGCCTTAATTAAGGCATTTGTTTCAAAACCTCTAGTGTCATTCCGAGATATAGTGAAAGGCTGGAGAATGTCCAGCCCTTCTTTCACTCTTGATTGCTTTATAGTTTGTTACATATATTGTGCTCtctattttctgctgttttgccttcctttctttctgcagATATCTACGAGTGTGAAACAGATCCAGGTATCTGTGGTCCTGAGGCGGTCTGTGAAAATACTGTAGGGTCCTACACTTGTACATGCTATGTGGGATACTCCGTCAGTCCAGCGGGATTCATGGCCAGTGCAACTAACCCCTGCCAAGGTCCGAGTTTCTCCAGTTCTGTGTGAGAATAAGTACCCAGAACCTGATGTATTAGTTGCTTGGGAGTTTTGAAGTGTATATGTTCTTCATCCTGCATTTTCATACTCTGTGACATTTGTGTGCTCCTACTGTAATTCACATGGGATATGGATCAGTTGACTAGGACTTTTTCTCACATCTCTTGTAGACATTGATGAGTGTGTCCAAAACCCAGCCATATGTGATGCCAATACAGTATGTCCTAACACTGTGGGCACTTATCAGTGCTACTGTTCACTGGGTTTTCTCTCCTCTACTGGGTTTCAGTGGCAGTTTGGGACAACTGTGTGCATGAGTAAGTTTGACATTAATGTTGATTTGTGcaactgttattaaaaatttgtcgaatttaacacacacacattttctgaaccgcgtgtcccacataggctccggttccccacgaccccacccggcaacacagggcgtaaggccagagggggaggggatacacccaggacgggacgccagtccgtcgcaaggcaccccaagcgggactcgaactctgGACCCGccccaacccactacgccaccgcgcccccctacttTTTTTGATAAATTTATCTAAAACTCTTAGAAAATCACAGTCCTTCTCTCCTTTTCCATTCTATTTTGATCCCATTCCTCACTGGTTTATTACTTACAGGTTTAAAGGCATATAAGACATAAACACAGCAGTGCTGCAAATACCAGCAAGTGCTGTGTACCAGCACAACAGTTCTCTGTGTTTGGAATCCTATTCTGGAAACGTAGGGCACCATGCAGAGAGCACCATGGGTGgaacaccagttcattgcaagacTTTTAACATCTCAAAACAATTTGTACTACATTcgtcagcatctggccactttcattttgcttttcagGCAGCAATAAAAGCATAACGCTGAAAGTATAGCTCTGAGCATTCTCTGGAGAGGTTCTGTAAAAGCCTTGGATATGAGTATGATAAAGTATGCTCTTAAGTTTTTATGAACTTTGGGCTagattataattaaaattaaattaaattacctgATGTCATGCGGAACAGAAGACAAAGGGAAGGCTGGACCtcagtgcaggatcatttagtcagaactgagggatTAAACAAGTTCTTTTTGTTGGGGATGAGCGAAAAGTCGATCAAACAGCGGTCAAagtgggagcgaggatccatggaagAAGTCAGCAGATGAGGCGAGTGGTCAGAAGCTAGACAACGAAGAACAGGGGATGGGGACGAACAGGCGAAGGTTGTAGGTGTTgagagggacggttgtctcggTGAGATTCCGCCAGTGCATAGAGGCTGAGGAGGTTCGTTGAAAGTCAAGTGTTCTGATTGccgtcaggtgcttgattggcaTCACGTACTGTGGATTGCGGTATGAGTGTGGACGTGACACCTGAAAATGTCATTGCCTCAAACTTTTGTTTACAACGTTCCTCAAAAATACTAGCTGTAAATAATTAGAGCCCTGTTGAATTATCAGGTCGCATGCTCGTACACTGCTTTGATACTGCTTACTGCCTTTTACTGGCTGGATGTGGACATGTAGGGGATATTTGCTGTgcaacaaatttttgaaaatagacaagtgaagaaaatactgcTGAAACTAAATGAAAGAAACTTATTTCAAAATTCATACATGAGAGAACAGTGATCTTTTTATACAAGCAAGATCGATTCATTGTGGTAGATCTGTCTCTgtcacatgatttttttttttccttaactgGTAAGATACAGTGTGTAAAGGACCCaagatgtttaaaacttgtcttcctttgtgaatacctttgctttgctaaatttttccttttgtgtttgtacttttattttgtcatataattgcaatggcatacggtcattataagggggcttttattttgacacggtcTTGTATTCCCAAGAGCCCTGCGCCTAGATTGACGAGTTAGTTAATGCGGTTGGCGCGCAGATATAACTTATCCCAGCTTGTGGTTAGCTGCGTGCTGCAAgaactaaataatttgtttaatataaggATTCGCAGCTCTCCGAAGAGGCACAAGCCaaggtttgtacatgtatattgcTGTAAATGTTCCCCCCCAtgtaattgtacttgttttgtccatggaaatgagatggttTATCATCATGTTACGGCTGTTGTTAACGACGTACTCTGATAATTAATATTGCCGAAGGACTGATCGGAagctaaatgctaaatatttgtgctttttatttttttttttatttttttacactagctcttacgttggtggaggttgtcaagttagtttcaataaatcaactaaaccatcatcagtcaagtCTCACTCCGTGACTCGGGTGGGTCTGCTACACTGAGCAGCTGAATCAGAGTATCACAGCAGCTGTGCACTTATTTTCATATCATTTTCATCGCTTCACCCCTAAGGCTGTAAGCAACATCTTCTTCTTGGAAATGGCTGTGAAAATGTCAGCCAACATTGTCAGTAACAGTGGGGAGGGTGGTGGAAGTGCAGAAGTAGGCAGTGTGCTGCTGAAGATCTCAGAGAAACTCGTGTCCACCTTTGCACCAAACACCAAGACCCAGGACAACAAGATCATGAAGACACCTGTTTTGGGTAAGACTGCAGTGGAATTGGGGCAGTTCTATTTAACTGTAATGTTTCgtactgaaatgtgtgtgtctgtgctttgcAGAAGCTGACATTCAGGCTATAGGTCCAGAAAGACCTTCGAACCTGACTGCAGTTCATTTGCTTGCGGTGAAGGAAAACATAGTGTCAATTAACCTTTCAGCAGTTGCAGATAAAAGCAATGGTGGGTGTTTAtggacagaaatggaaaaaaatggaaaaaaaagaaaaaaaaaaaaatctggacatCTAAAATGAAGATGATAATGGTGAGCAacctttgcattttattctgttcatCTCCAAGGATCAGCAGCTCTGATGTTCATGTCCCTGACTGGATTAGATACATTCCTGAGTGCCCAGTACTTTAAATCCGAGAATGCCACGCAGATGTACTCTGATGTCGTTTCTGCCACCCTACTTTGGACAAATAACACAGGCCTTCCAGAGCCTGTCAACTTCACTCTCCACCACAAGGTAGTGTTGATTTCACTTTTATTGCAATGGGCTGTCTGACTTGATAATTCACTGCAATTGACATTAATCCTTAAACTCACATGATCTGTTCTGGTCAGGGACTGGTGACTTGTGTGTACTGGGAAGAGAGTGGTGATGTGAAGCGCTGGTCCACAGAGGGCTGCATGGCCATCGTCTCGGATGGAAACAGCACCATCTGCACCTGCACCCACCTCTCTACCTTTGCTGTCATCCTGCAGACTGAGAAGGTGCGGCCCTCTTTCCCGGGCAGGTGGATACGTGATTAGTGTTGCCTTTCACACCATCTTTGTGTCTTCCACCAGGCAGTGCAAAAAGAGGACCCTTTGTTGGAGTGGGTCAACCTGGTCTGCATGTGTGTTGGCCTGACATTCCTTGGTCTTGCTGTCCTCACCTTCCTCTTTTGCACCTGGAACCCAAAGGTCAACAATACAGCTCGTCTCCACCTCAGTCTCACCCTCTTCCTGGCCTACCTGCTCTTCCTGGTGGGCCTGAATCGCACAAATAATGCAGTAAGGGCTCTGAGTCTTCCATCCAGGTCAAAATCAATATCCCTCTAACAAACTTTCATTAAAAAGACAGCAGTTTGCCCTTTTTCCCAGCATGTAGATGTTAAGTGTTTGATTGTCTGACTGATCATCTCCCTTTGGCTGTTCCTCAGCTTGTGTGCTCTGCTATAGCTGGGCTGCTGCACTTTCTGTTCCTGTCCAGCTTTGTGTGGATGCTCCTGGAGACACTGCAGCTCTTCCTATTGGTCAGGGGTCTGACCAAGGTACAGGCCATCCAGAAGGAGGGGCTGAAGAAGCGTTACCTTTTGCTCATAGGCTATGGTACTCCCCTAGTTGTGGTGGGAGTTTCGGCGAGAGTCTTACCTTCCGGTTATGGAAGTGCCGAAAAgtaagaggttttttttttttgtctatacgttgataaaagaaatgtcctttctttgttttaaatatacatacaaaattatgaaaatgcagCATTAAAAGCCAGAGAAGTATTTGTTGGATTATGATGCATCTAGTACACTTGTTCCTCTCGTGTAACATTTGTGATACAAGGCTTTTAAAttacttacatttttcagtttatgatTTTTAATGGTATTTCCTTCACTTTTCTGCTTTCTGTCACTTCTGTCTGTTGTGAAGTAAAATTAACACTGTTTGAATGTAGTGtgcggggggcgcagtggagcAGTGTGCAGTCGGTTGGACcaaggtcctgctttccagtgggtctggggttcgagtcccgcttggggtgccttgtgtcggactggcgtcctgtcctgggtgtgtcccctccttctccggccttccaccctgtgttgctgggtaggctccgtgaccccataggggacaagcggttcagagaacGTGTGTGAATGTACTGCCTTTGGTTGACTGCAAAATGCATGGAAACGGAATAGGATTGTGAGACCACCATCATTTTATATGATTTTAAAGTGTTTACGGTgtatacagcttgtgtctggtatTCCAGAGTCTCagtgataaataataaaggGTGGGAATGTTACACGTTTCTGGGATGAAACTGTCAAGATTCCTCAGTTTCTTCtgaagaattatttttatttacagtcatTATATAGGTTTTTCAATGAAGCTCAAGATTTTTGCAGAATCTTACCCCTAAAAATATACAGACAGATATGTtctattaagcttttattgtgtAGATGATAAAGTAGATAAAGGCCTGAAGCCGATAAATAAGACATATACGAACGAGGTCAGCAGCATTAAATGCGGAGCTGTGGCGATGatgtatattttacacacaaacacaaggaattTCAAAAAGTATCCTGTTTGTTTCAGGTGCTGGCTGAACACTGAAAAGGGCTTCATGTAGAGTTTCTTAGGTCCAGTATGTGTCATTCTTTGTGTAAGTATCCCTACTAGAGATTTATAACTCActgtttacagaaatgttcaATGTATACATTTGTAAATACTGAACATATCTGCTGTGTCCAACTTGTGCAGGTTAACTGCGTCCTGTTCTGTGTAATTCTCTGGACCCTACAGCCAACACTAAGCAGTATGAAGAGTGGCTTTTCCCAGGCAAAGGATaccaagtgtgtgtatgtatttggtGTGTTCTCGTGCAACTAAATGAGTAGTGACCACAGTGACCGGCCACATACTAAACTAGTTTTCCAGAATTATCTTTCAGACTGATTGTTTTCAAAATCCTGGTCCAGTCCATCATCTTTGGCTGTGCTTGGATCCTGGGATTCTTCCAGAGCAGCACTCTGTTGCAGTACCgctttgtcattttcaattcGCAGCAAGGGACCTTCATCTTCACCATCCACTGTTCGTTCAGCAAGGAGGTAGCTCCTCCTACTTGATGGAGATTCTCCTGCATATACAGTAAGTCATGTTAAACTGAAGATTTACAGTGCAAGTTCCATGCAGGGCTCTGCTACTGTAACCTCTAATTAAAATTTCCAGCCTAATTACAGTAATTGGTAAAATTGTGGGTTGCTTTTGGGGGGAGCTCAGACTTAGCAActaaattttatgtgtttttaaggGTTTATCATCAGCCTCACTGAATTTGAACTCACAACCCTCTGGATGATGTAGAATGCACAGTTTAATGCTACCTATGGTTGTTGACACACAGGTGCGAGagaagcaggtggcatggtTCTCACGCCTGTGCAGAGTGGAGAGGCCAGATGAGTCGACACCCCTCCGTCTGTGCAAATTCTGTCAGTGACTCTGTGGTAAGGACCCGTGTGCGTTTTGTGGTACTGAACATCCTGTGCTGTTAAAGTATCAGAGGGAGCAAAGAGAAACAGCATCTCCAGTTGGCTTCACAGTGTACATGTATAAGCCAGGAATGTGACTTGAAAACAATTCAAATTTGTATTCAAGACAGGTCAATCAACACCTGAGTGACAAAGAGAAGAATGTGGATGCACAGGAATCAACTCCAAAGCAGTAAAGAAAGACTGGACATTTGAGTCAACATGTTTAAACATCAACTTGTactcaaaggaagaaaaaagtagaaatgtagttctgtgttctttattttttgtgtttatttttattgaacaatCTTTAGCTTATCTTGGTTTTTGCTTCATAAAAACTTGGAATTGATTTGTTGTTCAGATTGGACActaagggggcgcagtgggttggaccaggttctgctctccggtggatctggggttcgagtcccacttgggatgccttgcgacggactggcgtcctgtcctgggtgtgtcccccctccccttccggccttacgccctgtgttgccgggtaggctctggttccctgtgaccccatatgggacaagcagttcagaaagtgtgtgtgtgtgtgtgtgtgtgtgtgtgtgtgagagagagagagagagattggaCACTATTGTGGAGTTTTAAAAGACTCAGTAAAACAGATTAATGAGACTGAATCCTCTAAATTGATTAATCTACTTTTCTCATTATTATCAGAGTCATTATCAGAATCTTCAAGATCAGCATCCTAAGCATCCTCCCGTATGGCAGGAAGACCACGGCCACTATTGTGTGGAAACTTGTGGTATTCTAGACCAAGTCCCTGTGGTGTATCCTCAAGATCTTCTGGCCAAACACCATTTCCAACAAAGACATCAGGAACGGGACAGGGATGGGTACCATAGCAGTGACACTCTTAGCCATATGCGACCAAGCTCTTTACCCAGAGTAGCACTACGTTGGACAcccctggggaaaaaaaaaattgtaggagaACCAAAGAGGCCTGGCATATAACAGTCCAAAGAGAGCTGAAGAGTAAAGTACTGACTCTGGAGGCAGCCcccaaagcagcagcacaaaaagtCAAGTGGAGTTCTTTTGCTATCAGCTCAAGCATTAGACGGCACGGAGACGACAGAATGAATAAGATACCAACTGCCTTGACTAGAGTTCATGCTACCGTCCAAAAAACCTTTGACAAAAACGTGATTTCTCCCCAACTCttctcttgttaaatcacaaccctAACTCCTTTCTTTATGATATTATGGTATGTAGACTAACTGCTCTTAtatatttggcaaagaaatgtattttaatgctgtggtctaCACCTGATGTTCCctctgtaaaaatgtgaatggctgaaatgtttaaattaccTCCACTTGAAAAACCCcagtgaattctggaatatctggaaaACCTCTTGTTGGTCTTGctatgaaaatgttattttcatatGTTACTTTCATAATTACATGTCATGTAATTAAATTTCCTTAAACCTAATTGTAtgttaaagtgcattttttttttccaattcacAGGAGGGCAGACACAACTTTATaagacatttaaatgtattaatctgTGTTATGCCTCCAGACAATCAAACATAGAAGATCCATCCACCTCACATGCACATAatcttactcacacacacactttctgaaccgcttgtcccacacggggtcacggagcctacctgacaacacagagtgtaaggccagagggggaggggacacacccaggacaggatgccagtccgctgcaaggcactccaagcgggactcgaaccccagacccactggagagcaggacctggtccaacccattgcaccactatgccccctCTGCATAATCAAGGAAGT
Protein-coding sequences here:
- the LOC108925943 gene encoding adhesion G protein-coupled receptor E3-like; translated protein: MAVKMSANIVSNSGEGGGSAEVGSVLLKISEKLVSTFAPNTKTQDNKIMKTPVLEADIQAIGPERPSNLTAVHLLAVKENIVSINLSAVADKSNGSAALMFMSLTGLDTFLSAQYFKSENATQMYSDVVSATLLWTNNTGLPEPVNFTLHHKGLVTCVYWEESGDVKRWSTEGCMAIVSDGNSTICTCTHLSTFAVILQTEKAVQKEDPLLEWVNLVCMCVGLTFLGLAVLTFLFCTWNPKVNNTARLHLSLTLFLAYLLFLVGLNRTNNALVCSAIAGLLHFLFLSSFVWMLLETLQLFLLVRGLTKVQAIQKEGLKKRYLLLIGYGTPLVVVGVSARVLPSGYGSAENVRGAQWSSVQSVGPRSCFPVGLG